A stretch of the Psychroserpens sp. Hel_I_66 genome encodes the following:
- a CDS encoding PH domain-containing protein, producing the protein MKTIDFSQPIRQSSKGIIIIFAFNAYKFVKRFFVLFIAFGLSLVRKKSFANLSTETIVLIFAGILIVLFIVAVLKYLNFKFYLSKDDFHLSTGIFNKDNTVIPKSKIQNVYIKQNFLQQIINVVSLNIETAGDSKSEISIKALDKSTALQLKKELFTKTAKQILNNEFEDTEEEEKSNIFFKVSLKRLLLEGISQNHFKSFIIITSFVFGLYYEFRDYTQNLRLRERIEENIHLDEKSILNIIILNLAVIILAILISMLFSVIKTVITNFNLEVVENQKTIEINKGLFNKMSLSLTPSRIQNIVIKTNRIKRYFGLHTLSVKQAMVNAKQRKNFVIIALEKDQVSHLVDKLIPNYRSNSESKKPRPYYKRLLALKMLVLGVIINIPSYFIFGNWIWISNLAFILFAIIFVQITFKKAYYKIDDECITIGSGFIDTITNILEIHKIQAVEIKQSIFQKKKQIASVYISTASKKIKIPYILETDAKTICDYLLFKVESQDRDWM; encoded by the coding sequence ATGAAGACAATTGATTTTTCACAACCAATCAGGCAATCTTCAAAAGGAATCATTATCATTTTCGCATTCAATGCCTACAAATTTGTAAAACGTTTTTTTGTTCTATTTATAGCTTTTGGTCTATCATTAGTTAGAAAAAAATCGTTTGCTAATTTAAGCACTGAGACCATTGTGCTTATATTCGCAGGAATTTTAATTGTACTATTTATTGTTGCGGTCTTAAAGTATTTAAATTTTAAATTTTATTTGAGTAAAGACGATTTTCATCTTTCTACAGGTATTTTTAATAAGGACAATACTGTAATTCCGAAGTCAAAAATTCAAAATGTTTACATCAAACAGAATTTTTTGCAACAAATCATAAACGTTGTATCCTTAAATATAGAAACAGCAGGAGATAGTAAGTCCGAAATTTCAATTAAGGCCTTAGATAAATCAACAGCTCTACAATTAAAAAAAGAACTGTTTACTAAGACTGCCAAACAAATTTTAAATAATGAGTTTGAGGATACTGAAGAAGAAGAAAAGAGCAATATTTTCTTTAAAGTATCTTTGAAACGACTATTATTAGAGGGTATTTCTCAAAATCATTTTAAAAGCTTTATAATTATAACCTCCTTTGTTTTTGGATTGTATTACGAGTTTAGGGATTACACTCAAAACTTAAGACTTAGAGAACGTATCGAGGAAAACATTCATTTAGATGAAAAAAGTATCCTTAATATCATAATCCTCAATCTTGCGGTTATCATTCTGGCAATTCTTATTTCAATGCTTTTTTCAGTGATTAAAACGGTGATTACCAATTTTAATTTAGAAGTTGTAGAAAACCAAAAAACGATAGAGATCAATAAAGGTTTGTTTAATAAAATGTCACTTAGTTTAACACCGAGCCGAATTCAGAATATTGTCATAAAAACCAACAGAATCAAACGTTATTTTGGACTTCATACGCTATCTGTAAAACAGGCAATGGTTAACGCTAAGCAGCGTAAAAACTTTGTGATCATTGCCTTAGAAAAAGATCAGGTTTCGCATTTGGTTGATAAACTTATACCAAATTACAGGAGTAATAGTGAATCAAAAAAACCTAGACCATACTACAAACGGTTGTTAGCACTAAAAATGTTGGTTTTAGGTGTTATTATAAATATTCCCAGTTATTTTATCTTCGGAAATTGGATATGGATCAGTAATCTCGCTTTTATTTTATTTGCGATAATTTTTGTTCAAATAACTTTCAAAAAAGCCTATTACAAAATAGATGACGAGTGTATTACGATTGGTAGCGGATTTATAGATACCATAACAAATATTCTGGAAATTCATAAAATACAAGCTGTAGAAATCAAACAGTCCATTTTTCAGAAGAAAAAACAAATAGCATCGGTTTACATTTCTACAGCATCAAAAAAAATTAAAATACCCTATATTTTAGAAACCGATGCCAAAACAATTTGCGATTACTTATTATTTAAGGTAGAATCCCAAGACAGGGATTGGATGTAA
- a CDS encoding PH domain-containing protein encodes MFENQQIEVDLLPKIDAVQLKPISEHYLKIIILNKLLLYTFLIGVVVAGKFMVQKESYQAIFPFALGFVLFFCIINFVLALLAFKKRKYAIREQDVIYAKGLLVNSITTVPISRIQHIEESRSWLARKFNLSTLKIFTAGESGSDLSIDGLPHEEAKKINDYLSEKVNEDN; translated from the coding sequence ATGTTTGAAAACCAACAAATAGAAGTTGATTTATTACCAAAAATAGATGCTGTACAACTAAAGCCAATTTCAGAACACTATTTAAAGATTATCATTTTAAATAAACTGTTACTCTATACATTTCTTATAGGTGTTGTGGTAGCAGGTAAATTTATGGTTCAAAAAGAGTCCTATCAAGCTATTTTTCCGTTTGCACTTGGCTTTGTTTTATTTTTCTGTATCATAAATTTTGTTTTGGCCTTATTAGCTTTTAAAAAAAGAAAATATGCCATTAGAGAACAAGATGTTATTTACGCAAAGGGGCTTTTGGTAAATTCTATAACAACAGTTCCTATTTCTAGAATTCAACATATTGAAGAGTCAAGAAGTTGGCTCGCAAGAAAATTCAATCTTTCTACACTTAAGATTTTTACTGCGGGAGAATCTGGAAGTGATTTGAGTATTGATGGTTTACCTCATGAAGAAGCCAAGAAAATTAATGACTACTTAAGTGAGAAAGTAAATGAAGACAATTGA
- a CDS encoding (Fe-S)-binding protein codes for MSELLKVPTMAEFMAAGKQPEVLFWVGCAGSFDDRAKKITKAFVKILNKANVEFAVLGTEESCTGDPAKRAGNEFLFQMQAVTNIEVMNAYEIKKIVTACPHCFNTIKNEYPGLGGSYEVMHHTQFLKSLLTEGRLTIEGGQYKGKRITFHDPCYLGRANNVYEAPRDLIRKLDAELVEMKSCKSRGLCCGAGGAQMFKDAEPGDKEVNIERTEQALEVKPQIIAAGCPFCNTMMTDGVKNKEKEAEIEVMDIAELIANAQDL; via the coding sequence ATGAGCGAATTACTCAAAGTGCCAACAATGGCAGAATTTATGGCAGCTGGTAAACAACCCGAAGTATTATTTTGGGTAGGATGCGCAGGAAGCTTTGATGACAGAGCAAAAAAAATCACTAAGGCTTTTGTGAAAATATTAAACAAGGCTAATGTAGAATTTGCAGTTTTGGGAACCGAAGAAAGCTGTACAGGAGATCCTGCAAAAAGAGCAGGTAATGAATTTTTGTTTCAAATGCAGGCTGTCACTAATATAGAGGTCATGAACGCTTATGAGATAAAAAAAATTGTGACTGCTTGTCCGCACTGTTTCAATACTATAAAAAACGAATATCCAGGACTAGGCGGTAGTTACGAAGTTATGCACCACACACAATTTTTAAAATCGTTGCTAACTGAAGGTCGATTAACCATAGAAGGTGGTCAATATAAAGGAAAGCGAATCACATTTCATGACCCTTGTTATTTAGGTCGTGCAAATAATGTTTATGAGGCACCAAGAGATTTAATAAGAAAATTGGATGCAGAATTGGTTGAAATGAAAAGTTGCAAATCTCGCGGATTATGTTGTGGAGCAGGAGGAGCGCAAATGTTTAAGGATGCTGAGCCAGGTGATAAAGAAGTTAATATTGAGCGTACAGAGCAAGCTCTGGAAGTGAAACCTCAAATCATAGCAGCAGGTTGTCCGTTTTGTAACACGATGATGACAGATGGCGTAAAAAACAAAGAAAAAGAAGCGGAAATTGAGGTTATGGATATTGCAGAATTGATTGCTAATGCCCAAGATCTATAA
- a CDS encoding 4Fe-4S dicluster domain-containing protein encodes MSFLPQIIFAIALVIGIGYFANNVRKLWRNIKLGRDVDVSDDKPQRWRNMARIALGQSKMVKRPIAGFLHIIVYVGFVVINIEVLEIIIDGLTGEHRIFSGAGQIYDILIGSFELLAFGVLVSVIIFLIRRNIIKLKRFMAREMTGWPKNDANIILYFEVVLMCLFLIMNGADLQLQLNGAEGYHTAGSFPISQWLLPLFDGLSNATLIIIERTAWWLHILGIIIFLNYLYFSKHLHILLAFPNTYYGKLNLKGQFDNLEAVTNEVKMMMDPNVDPFAAAPEGEDDAVPAKFGASDVQDLSWVNLLNAYTCTECGRCTSECPANMTGKKLSPRKIMMDTRDRLEEVGKNIDANKGEFKDDGKQLLGDYILKEELWACTSCNACVEACPVSIDPLNIIMQMRQYLVMEQSAAPMELNNMMGNIENNGAPWPYNQMDRLNWKNE; translated from the coding sequence ATGAGCTTTTTACCACAAATCATATTCGCCATAGCACTAGTTATTGGCATTGGATATTTTGCAAATAATGTTAGAAAACTTTGGCGTAATATTAAATTAGGTCGAGATGTAGATGTGAGTGATGATAAGCCTCAACGCTGGAGAAACATGGCGAGAATAGCTTTGGGTCAAAGCAAAATGGTAAAAAGACCAATTGCTGGTTTTCTTCACATTATAGTATATGTTGGTTTTGTGGTTATTAATATAGAAGTCCTTGAGATTATTATTGATGGACTTACGGGAGAACACCGTATTTTTTCTGGAGCAGGACAAATTTATGATATTTTAATAGGTTCTTTTGAGCTGTTGGCATTTGGCGTTTTAGTATCTGTAATTATCTTTTTGATTAGACGAAATATTATAAAGCTCAAGCGTTTTATGGCTAGGGAAATGACAGGTTGGCCAAAAAATGATGCCAACATCATTTTATACTTTGAGGTCGTATTAATGTGCTTGTTCTTAATTATGAATGGTGCTGATCTTCAACTTCAACTCAATGGAGCTGAAGGCTATCATACAGCAGGTTCGTTCCCAATCAGTCAATGGTTGTTACCTCTTTTCGACGGACTTTCAAATGCTACATTAATCATAATAGAAAGAACAGCCTGGTGGTTACACATACTTGGTATTATAATATTTTTGAACTATTTATATTTCTCGAAACATTTACACATCCTTTTAGCGTTTCCAAATACTTACTACGGAAAATTAAATCTTAAAGGACAGTTCGATAATTTAGAAGCAGTCACCAACGAGGTAAAAATGATGATGGATCCAAACGTAGATCCATTTGCTGCAGCTCCAGAAGGTGAAGATGATGCAGTTCCAGCAAAATTTGGAGCAAGTGACGTGCAGGATTTAAGTTGGGTTAATTTGTTAAATGCATATACGTGTACAGAGTGTGGACGTTGCACTAGCGAATGTCCAGCAAATATGACAGGAAAAAAATTATCACCTCGAAAAATCATGATGGACACACGTGATCGTCTTGAGGAGGTAGGAAAAAACATCGATGCCAATAAAGGAGAATTTAAAGATGACGGTAAACAGCTATTGGGAGATTATATTTTAAAAGAAGAACTTTGGGCATGTACAAGTTGTAATGCCTGCGTAGAAGCCTGTCCTGTGAGTATTGATCCGTTGAATATCATCATGCAGATGCGTCAATATTTAGTGATGGAGCAGAGTGCAGCACCAATGGAACTCAACAACATGATGGGTAACATTGAAAATAATGGAGCACCTTGGCCATATAATCAAATGGATCGCTTAAACTGGAAAAACGAATAA
- a CDS encoding MlaD family protein: protein MKISREVKTAILVLSGILLMVFLINYLNGKNLFETDDTYYTEFDYNALSKSSPVTVKGNSVGKIQEIIYNFDTGKTRVSFTVDDQLSFSKETKVKLYKTGLMGGNALEIMVSEQGAPAKPGDFLASEVEEDLVSNLTETFSDVSNNLDTTLSSADSLLLNLNRLVIDDTEAGLKNAIKELNETMKSFKAVSYSVNNLIKKNDEKLSSVLTNFDSITQGLAVITNDLKDVQLSKTVEKLDNTINTVNNLMVSIENGEGSVGKLLKDEGLYQNLEGAALQMEQLLEDMKLNPKRYVHFSIFGKKPKRYDADGNEIEDKD, encoded by the coding sequence TTGAAAATTTCAAGAGAAGTAAAAACAGCCATACTCGTACTTTCGGGTATTTTACTAATGGTTTTTTTGATTAATTACCTGAATGGTAAAAATCTATTTGAGACTGACGATACATATTATACAGAATTTGATTACAACGCACTTAGCAAGTCGTCTCCAGTTACCGTAAAAGGTAATAGCGTTGGTAAAATTCAAGAAATCATTTATAATTTTGATACAGGCAAAACCCGTGTATCCTTTACTGTAGATGACCAGCTTTCTTTTTCTAAGGAAACAAAAGTGAAGCTTTACAAAACCGGGTTGATGGGAGGAAATGCACTGGAGATCATGGTAAGTGAACAAGGAGCACCAGCAAAACCAGGTGATTTTTTAGCTTCGGAAGTTGAAGAAGACCTCGTATCTAACCTCACTGAAACATTTTCAGATGTTAGCAATAATTTAGACACGACACTTTCCTCTGCAGACTCATTGCTGTTAAACCTCAATAGACTCGTCATAGATGATACTGAAGCTGGTTTGAAAAACGCTATCAAAGAGCTAAACGAAACTATGAAATCGTTTAAAGCGGTATCTTATTCCGTAAATAATTTAATAAAGAAAAATGACGAGAAGCTAAGTTCTGTACTTACAAACTTTGATTCTATAACTCAAGGATTAGCTGTGATAACAAATGACCTTAAAGATGTTCAGTTATCAAAAACAGTCGAAAAATTGGACAATACAATTAATACCGTTAACAACTTGATGGTGAGTATTGAAAACGGTGAAGGCTCTGTTGGCAAGCTATTAAAAGACGAAGGATTGTATCAAAATCTAGAAGGTGCAGCATTGCAAATGGAACAACTTTTAGAGGATATGAAATTGAATCCTAAACGATATGTACATTTTTCTATCTTCGGAAAAAAACCCAAACGTTACGACGCAGACGGAAACGAAATAGAAGATAAAGACTAA
- a CDS encoding N-acetylmuramoyl-L-alanine amidase codes for MKTVSLYIIVLVSFLFTSILTSAHAFQKNKDKFVVVLDAGHGGHDSGNLGNGHKEKDIALNIVLEVGKELGKNKDIKVIYTREKDVFVTLRGRAKIANDADADLFVSVHCNAHHSQASGTETFVLGVANTKRNMEIAKKENEVIFLEADYEKHYEGFDPNSPESLITLSFLQEEYTENSIKLARMVEDNFEKELNRKSRGLKQASLWVLHNTYMPSVLIEVGFLTNNSEGKFLNTKAGQSKMASGIKKAILGYKGFVEQNVGDNIYQIKVDDKDIVLADEPQIIENVVFKVQIAASSKEIAPKSYNFKGLSDVSRDKVGEIYKYFYGYTSDYTKIKQFQAEALSKGYKDCFVVAYKDGKKIDVSEALKSSSN; via the coding sequence ATGAAAACGGTATCACTTTATATAATCGTATTGGTAAGCTTTTTATTTACCAGTATTTTAACATCTGCTCACGCATTTCAAAAAAACAAAGATAAATTCGTTGTGGTCTTGGACGCAGGTCATGGAGGTCATGATTCTGGTAATTTGGGAAATGGGCATAAAGAAAAAGACATTGCTCTTAACATCGTACTAGAGGTTGGTAAAGAGTTAGGGAAAAACAAGGACATTAAAGTCATTTATACAAGAGAAAAGGATGTGTTTGTAACCTTACGTGGGAGAGCAAAAATAGCAAACGATGCCGATGCAGATTTATTTGTATCTGTGCATTGTAACGCTCATCACTCCCAAGCATCTGGTACAGAAACATTTGTATTAGGTGTTGCGAATACAAAAAGGAATATGGAAATCGCTAAAAAAGAGAACGAAGTAATTTTTCTTGAGGCAGATTATGAGAAACACTACGAAGGTTTTGATCCAAACTCACCAGAATCTCTTATCACGCTGAGTTTCCTGCAAGAAGAGTACACAGAGAACAGTATCAAGTTGGCAAGAATGGTAGAAGATAATTTTGAAAAAGAACTCAACCGCAAAAGTAGAGGTTTAAAACAAGCAAGTTTGTGGGTGTTGCATAATACGTATATGCCAAGTGTGCTTATAGAAGTTGGATTCTTAACAAATAATTCAGAAGGTAAATTCTTAAACACTAAAGCAGGTCAATCTAAAATGGCTTCTGGTATAAAAAAAGCAATTTTAGGCTATAAGGGATTTGTTGAGCAAAATGTTGGCGATAATATATATCAAATAAAAGTGGACGACAAAGACATTGTATTAGCAGATGAACCACAAATTATCGAGAATGTAGTATTCAAGGTTCAAATTGCTGCCAGCTCAAAAGAAATAGCGCCAAAATCCTATAATTTCAAAGGTCTTTCAGATGTTTCTAGAGATAAAGTTGGTGAGATCTACAAGTATTTTTATGGCTACACTTCAGACTATACTAAAATAAAACAATTTCAAGCAGAAGCTCTGTCTAAAGGATATAAAGACTGTTTTGTTGTCGCTTACAAGGACGGAAAAAAAATAGATGTTTCCGAAGCATTAAAATCATCATCTAATTAG
- a CDS encoding putative LPS assembly protein LptD gives MAIQKPSHTLAKIHLKALRTKSFHILFTLSFTMFINMVCFAQELPNPKEPIKPKIENDTTIINVEKILETPKNIKESDSTKTDSIPKKKEFLTGIVDYKATDYVRLDQRKNTTTLYNEAEVNYQDMNIKAGIIVINHGKDLVYAGRVKDSLGNYSQAPIFTQGQSVVEPDSVIFNTVTKKAVIFNSKTEQSGGTIIAEKTKRENDSTLFIQNGRYTTSENLDDPEYYFLMRSAKVVPGVKVVTGLTNLFIYDVPTPIGLPFAYFPMSKKQTSGVIMPTPGQELANDRGYFLQNGGYYFAISDYVDLAVLGDYYTNGSYGLRFETNYALRYRFRGNLSFRYENLINSEAGFPDFAKSTIYNIRWSHSQDGKANPSSRFSASVNLGSSQYYRQSINQLNLSNTQNNTLASSISYSKTFQGEPQVNMSVTATHSQNTNTQEINMTLPTVQASVGRVFPFAPKSGTKKGIIQNVNLQYNVRGENRIRTTDSLFFKAEMFDDARVGAVHSIPISTNFKVFDYFSMSASANLEETWTLNTINRFYDQENEEIVTEDLNQFDRFLTYNFSTSIGTTIYGMFDFRKEGKDPKIQQIRHVMRPSISYNINPAFDQYYDTFEIVNADGVTVDEIERQEYTRFEGSIFGTPNKNFSSSMGISLGNNFEAKVRDKDSTATEPKKIKLLNNLNFQTSYNFAGDSLQWSPLRVSGGTTLLKDKMNVNFGMVLDPYALDNNNRKIDKFNIDNGGSLFRMTSANLNLSYSISSNDFEGTGQEDDAAIQQNLRSGGRADDLFGKPQDFSDQRLSDEENPKQEKEEPSELYNYKIPWSLRLAYAVNYSNSARQSMISSNSLMFSGDIELSPRWSVGGSSGYDFVNKGFTQTQLRFERDLLSWRMNFTWVPFGRYNSWNFFIGIKSSLLKDLKYDKRKQRDQQL, from the coding sequence TTGGCAATTCAAAAACCGAGCCATACTTTAGCAAAAATACATTTAAAAGCATTGCGTACAAAAAGCTTTCACATACTTTTTACCCTAAGTTTTACCATGTTTATTAACATGGTTTGCTTTGCGCAAGAGTTGCCAAATCCTAAAGAACCCATAAAACCGAAAATTGAGAACGATACTACAATTATAAACGTAGAAAAAATTCTTGAAACTCCAAAAAACATTAAAGAATCTGATAGCACGAAGACAGATTCTATTCCGAAGAAAAAAGAATTCTTAACTGGTATCGTTGATTATAAAGCTACAGATTATGTGCGATTAGACCAACGTAAAAATACGACAACATTATACAACGAGGCAGAGGTAAACTACCAGGATATGAATATCAAAGCTGGTATTATAGTCATTAATCATGGTAAGGATTTGGTTTATGCTGGACGCGTAAAGGATAGTTTGGGAAATTATTCTCAAGCACCAATATTTACTCAGGGACAGAGCGTTGTTGAACCAGACTCTGTTATATTTAATACGGTTACCAAAAAAGCGGTCATTTTTAATTCCAAAACAGAGCAAAGTGGCGGAACGATCATCGCAGAAAAAACAAAACGAGAAAATGACTCTACGCTTTTCATCCAGAACGGAAGATATACGACATCTGAAAATCTGGACGACCCAGAATATTATTTTTTAATGCGATCTGCAAAAGTTGTACCTGGAGTAAAAGTAGTTACTGGTCTAACAAACTTATTTATTTATGATGTACCTACTCCTATCGGGTTACCGTTTGCGTATTTCCCTATGTCTAAAAAACAAACTTCTGGTGTGATCATGCCAACTCCAGGACAGGAATTAGCTAACGACAGAGGCTACTTCTTGCAAAATGGAGGTTATTATTTTGCCATTAGCGATTATGTGGATCTAGCTGTTTTAGGAGATTATTACACGAACGGTAGTTATGGATTGCGCTTTGAAACTAATTATGCGCTGCGCTATAGATTTAGGGGGAATTTAAGTTTTAGATATGAAAACTTAATTAACAGTGAAGCAGGATTTCCTGATTTTGCAAAATCTACTATTTATAACATAAGATGGTCTCACAGCCAAGATGGAAAAGCGAATCCTAGTTCGAGATTTTCAGCTTCGGTAAACTTGGGTAGTAGCCAATATTATAGACAATCTATCAATCAGCTCAATTTATCAAATACCCAAAATAACACGTTGGCATCTTCCATATCCTATTCCAAAACATTTCAAGGTGAGCCACAAGTTAACATGAGTGTAACTGCAACTCACTCGCAAAATACGAATACCCAAGAGATCAATATGACCTTGCCAACTGTTCAGGCTAGTGTTGGCAGAGTGTTCCCTTTCGCACCAAAGAGCGGAACTAAAAAAGGAATTATCCAAAATGTAAATTTACAATACAACGTAAGAGGAGAAAATAGAATTAGAACAACAGATTCATTATTTTTTAAGGCTGAAATGTTTGATGATGCGCGTGTTGGCGCTGTACATTCTATCCCAATCTCTACTAACTTTAAAGTGTTTGATTATTTTAGTATGAGCGCGAGTGCGAATCTTGAAGAAACGTGGACTTTAAATACGATAAATAGATTTTACGATCAAGAAAACGAAGAGATTGTAACTGAAGACTTAAATCAATTCGATCGTTTCTTAACCTATAACTTTAGTACCAGTATCGGGACAACAATTTATGGTATGTTTGATTTCAGAAAAGAAGGAAAAGACCCTAAAATACAACAGATTAGACATGTTATGCGTCCATCTATTAGTTACAATATCAATCCTGCGTTTGATCAATATTATGACACCTTTGAAATAGTAAATGCAGATGGAGTAACTGTAGATGAGATAGAAAGACAGGAATACACAAGATTTGAGGGCTCTATTTTTGGCACTCCAAATAAGAATTTTTCTAGCTCCATGGGCATCTCCTTGGGCAATAATTTTGAGGCGAAGGTTCGAGACAAGGACAGTACAGCAACAGAACCAAAGAAAATTAAATTGCTTAATAATCTTAACTTCCAAACATCTTACAATTTTGCTGGCGATTCTTTACAATGGAGCCCATTAAGGGTTTCTGGAGGTACAACACTTTTAAAGGACAAAATGAATGTTAATTTCGGGATGGTTCTAGATCCTTATGCTCTTGATAATAATAACCGTAAAATTGATAAATTCAACATTGATAATGGTGGGAGTTTATTTAGAATGACATCTGCAAACCTTAACTTGAGCTACTCCATATCCAGTAATGATTTTGAAGGCACAGGACAAGAAGATGATGCAGCCATACAGCAAAATTTAAGAAGTGGTGGACGAGCAGATGATCTCTTTGGGAAACCTCAGGATTTTTCAGATCAACGTTTGTCAGATGAAGAAAACCCTAAGCAGGAAAAGGAAGAACCTAGTGAACTTTATAATTATAAAATCCCTTGGAGTCTTCGGTTGGCATATGCTGTAAACTATTCAAACTCTGCTAGGCAAAGTATGATTTCCAGTAACTCGCTAATGTTTTCTGGAGATATAGAACTCTCTCCACGATGGTCTGTTGGTGGATCATCTGGTTATGATTTTGTAAATAAAGGTTTCACACAAACCCAATTACGTTTTGAAAGAGACCTATTGAGTTGGCGTATGAATTTTACTTGGGTCCCTTTTGGTAGATATAACTCATGGAATTTCTTTATAGGTATCAAATCCAGCCTACTTAAAGATCTTAAATACGACAAACGTAAACAACGAGACCAACAACTTTAA
- a CDS encoding Rid family detoxifying hydrolase, which translates to MKKIINTPNAPAPIGPYNQAILTGNTLYTSGQIAINVKTGELVMDSITSETEQVMKNLEAVLKAADMTFENVIKSSIFISDMNNFGSINEVYGKYFNAETAPARETVEVANLPKFVNVEISMIAIK; encoded by the coding sequence ATGAAAAAAATTATAAACACTCCCAATGCTCCAGCTCCAATTGGGCCTTACAACCAAGCCATTTTAACAGGTAACACATTGTACACTTCTGGACAAATTGCAATTAATGTCAAAACGGGTGAATTGGTAATGGACTCTATTACTTCGGAAACGGAACAGGTCATGAAAAATCTAGAAGCTGTTTTAAAAGCTGCAGATATGACCTTTGAAAATGTTATCAAATCCTCAATTTTCATAAGCGACATGAATAACTTTGGAAGCATCAACGAGGTTTATGGTAAGTATTTTAATGCAGAAACTGCTCCTGCTCGCGAAACAGTAGAAGTTGCTAATTTACCAAAATTCGTAAATGTAGAAATTAGCATGATCGCTATTAAATAA
- a CDS encoding peptidylprolyl isomerase, with amino-acid sequence MLKSVLLSITLFCCSIVFAQDEFEQSLDSLQTLDDVNLFFQKNKKVKGKVIVFNEEKHKTRMATDILKMSVGAKKYDKDNPQRTYFKIIEKNEIPYYKVSCVYLDGTKHSLKDINIIRNQVISKYKEGYEFSNLAKQYSMDSSAKQGGDLGWFTNGDLHPDFEIPIIEGNYSVGDIFTIDIPETQSYYVVLMTQNRKLIKESKVLKVTMPRK; translated from the coding sequence ATGCTTAAATCTGTACTCCTATCTATCACTCTTTTTTGTTGTTCAATTGTTTTCGCACAAGATGAATTTGAACAATCTTTAGACTCACTACAAACCCTTGACGACGTTAATTTATTTTTTCAGAAGAATAAAAAAGTTAAAGGAAAAGTAATTGTATTTAACGAAGAAAAACATAAAACCCGCATGGCTACAGACATTTTAAAAATGAGTGTTGGCGCTAAAAAATACGATAAGGACAATCCCCAACGAACCTATTTTAAGATTATTGAAAAAAATGAAATTCCATATTACAAAGTAAGTTGCGTGTATTTAGACGGTACTAAACACTCTTTAAAAGACATCAATATTATTAGAAATCAAGTCATCTCAAAATATAAAGAAGGTTACGAGTTCTCAAACCTTGCCAAACAATATTCTATGGATAGTTCTGCAAAACAAGGTGGTGACTTAGGTTGGTTCACAAACGGTGATTTACATCCAGATTTTGAAATACCTATTATTGAAGGAAATTACAGTGTGGGAGATATTTTTACAATTGATATCCCAGAGACACAGTCATATTATGTAGTATTAATGACACAAAACAGAAAACTCATTAAAGAGTCCAAAGTTTTAAAAGTGACAATGCCAAGAAAATAA
- a CDS encoding 16S rRNA (uracil(1498)-N(3))-methyltransferase produces MQLFYNKDLTQNDTEIRFSKDESRHIVKVLRKSLGDILHITNGKGFLFSAEIILADLKNCVAKILSLEEQPKRSYQVHLAVAPTKMNDRYEWFLEKATEIGIDQITPIICENSERKVIKPERFEKILQSAMKQSLNCYMPKLNEAITFKDFIEQKFESQIFIAHCEETQKQSLKQSLKLNEDVLILIGPEGDFSTSEIELAIKQNYKPVTLGNTRLRTETAAIVACHSIAFANEL; encoded by the coding sequence ATGCAACTGTTCTATAATAAGGATTTAACTCAAAACGATACCGAAATTCGCTTTTCAAAAGACGAAAGCAGACATATCGTTAAAGTGCTGCGTAAATCTTTAGGAGACATCTTGCATATTACAAATGGTAAGGGATTTTTATTTTCTGCGGAAATTATCCTCGCAGACCTCAAAAACTGTGTTGCCAAAATTCTATCTTTAGAAGAACAGCCAAAACGTAGTTATCAAGTGCATCTCGCTGTTGCACCTACAAAAATGAACGATCGCTACGAATGGTTTTTAGAAAAAGCTACCGAAATTGGCATCGACCAAATCACACCTATAATTTGTGAAAACAGCGAGCGTAAAGTTATCAAGCCAGAGCGTTTTGAAAAAATTCTACAATCGGCAATGAAACAATCATTGAACTGCTATATGCCAAAACTTAATGAAGCCATAACCTTTAAAGACTTTATAGAACAAAAATTTGAATCTCAAATTTTTATTGCACATTGTGAAGAAACACAAAAACAATCCTTAAAACAATCCCTAAAATTAAATGAGGATGTTTTGATTCTCATTGGTCCAGAGGGTGATTTTTCCACTTCGGAAATTGAACTTGCCATAAAACAAAATTACAAACCGGTCACACTGGGAAACACTAGATTACGTACCGAAACTGCAGCAATCGTAGCCTGTCATTCAATAGCTTTCGCAAACGAGCTATAG